GGCGGTACCGACGACCTCAAAGGTCCCATCGCCTTCAAGCATGTCGCGCAGGGTGCGCTGCATGAAGGCGGAGTCGTCTACGATCAGAACTCGGACAGGCATGGGCTTGCTCTTTTGAAACTTAGCGCATCAGGCCGTTGGCCATCAGCAGATTGGGAATGTCGAGGATCAGCACCACCCGGCCATTGCCGGTGATGGTGGCGCCGGCAAAGCCACGGATGGATTGCAGTAGACTGCCGACAGACTTGATGACGACCTCTTCCTGGCCGAACAGCTCATCCACCACCAGGCCCACCCGTTGCTCGCCAATCACCGCGACCACGACATAGGACTTGCCGTCGCGCTGTGAGCCGTGGCCGAGATGCAGCCATTGGCCAAGGTAGCCCAGCGGCAGCACTTCCTCGCGCACTAGCGCCACCTGCTGGCCATTGACGACGCGGGTCTGGGCCATGTCGAGATGAAAGATCTCGCGCACGAGGCTCAGCGGCAGCGCAAAGGTCTGGCCACCGAGCCCGATCATCAGGGTCGGGATGATGGCGAGCGTCAGCGGCAGGCGGATCAGGAAGGTAGTGCCCTGCCCCAGCCTTGAATGGATGTCGATGGCGCCATTGAGCCGGGTGATGTGAGTCTTGACCACGTCCATGCCGACGCCGCGGCCGGAAATGTCGGAAATCACTTCCTTGGTGGAGAAACCCGGCGCGAAGATCAGGTTGAAAGCCTGGCGCTCATCCAGACGGCTGGCGCCATCCTCATCGAGCACGCCCTTTTCGATAGCCTTGCGCTTGAGCTGCTCGGGGTCCATGCCACGCCCGTCATCGGCAATGGTGATAAGGATGTGATCGCCTTCCTGCTGGGCGGAGAGCACCACCCGGCCCTGGGCGGGCTTGCCGGCGGCGATGCGCTGCTCGGGGGTCTCGATGCCGTGATCGACGGCATTGCGCACCAGATGCACGAGCGGGTCGGCAAGCTCCTCGACCAGGGTCTTGTCGAGATCGGTTTCCTCGCCTTGCAGTTCGAGCTCGATTTCCTTGCCCATGTTGCGCGCGATGTCGCGGACCAGGCGCGGGAAGCGTCCAAAGACCTTCTTGATCGGCTGCATGCGGGTCTTCATGACCGCAGCCTGCAGGCTGGAGGTCACCAGATCGAGATGCGCGGCAGCGGCTTCATGGCCCTCTGCTTCGGTGCCATGGCCAAGCGTGAGGATACGGTTACGCACCAGGACCAGTTCGCCGACGAGGTTCATCACTTCATCAAGGCGCCGGGTATCGACGCGGATGGTGGTTTCCTCCTTGGCCGCTGCCGGGCGCAGCAGATCCGGGTCTTCGGCAGGTGCGGGCGCAGCGGCTTCTCGGGCCGGCCGGGCTTCCATGCGCTCTACAGGAGCAGCAGGTTCAGGCGCTGGGGCAGGGTTTGGCGCAGGCATGGCCGGCAAGGCGGCTGCCGGCGCGGGCACCTGAGGGGCTGACGCGCCTTTGCCGTGCAACCGGTCCAGCAGGGCATCGAATTCTTCTTCGCTGATTTCATCCCCGGCGGCCGGGATTGCTGCCGATGCTGCATCAGGGGCTATGTTGGCTTTCTGTGCTTCCAGAGCATCGAGCAGGGCTTCGAATTCCGTCTCGCTGATCTCGTCCTGCGCGGCATCGGGTGCCGGATCGGATAAGCGTGGCGCCGGGACCGGCTCGACTACGACAGGTGGCACTGGCGCCCTGACAGGCTCCGCAATAGTCACCACCGGAGCCGGTTCGGCGACCGGCGCGGCCTCGGCCAGGGCATTGAGCTTCGCCATCAGATCGGGCGAGGCCGGGGTCATGGGCTGACCGGCGGCCACGGCGTCGAGCATGCCCTTGACGGCATCATAGGCAAACAGGATCACGTCCATCATGTCGGTGGACAGGACGCGCTCGCCCTGGCGCAGGCCATTGAAGACGTTCTCGGCGTGGTGACAGATGTCGACCAGGGATTCGAGATTGAGGAAGCCGGCGCCGCCCTTGATGGTGTGAAAGCCACGGAAGATGGCATTGAGCAGGTTCCTGTCGTCCGGCCGGCCTTCAAGCTGGATGAGTTGCTCGTCGAGCTGGGTCAGGAGTTCTCCGGCCTCGACCAGGAAGTCCTGCAGGATGTCTTCCATCCCCTCTGCGTGATACATGGGCATTCCCCCTTAAAATCCGAGACTCGACAGCAGTTCGTCCACTTCGTCCTGACTGGAGACGACATCCGTGCGCGACTTCGGGTCGATCTGCGGGCCTTCCAGCTTTTCGCCCTGCCTTTCGGGCGTTTCCCTGTTGCTCTTGAGCGCAAAGGCCTGAACCAGATGCACGAGTTGCTCCTCGACGGTCTGCACGAGCTGGATGACACGACGGATGATCTGGCTGGAGAGATCCTGATATTCCTGCGCCATCATGATTTCGGTGAGATGGGTGCGGGTGAACTCGCTGTCCTGACGCGCCCGCTCGAGGTAGGACTGCATGCCCTGGGCGAAGCCGGCGAAGTCCTGCGGCGCCATTTCGCGGCTGTAGAGCTTGCTCCAGGCATCCAGCAGGACTTCTGCCTCCTGGATGGCCGGATCCTGCAGGGGAATCAGCAGTTCGACGGCATTCATGGTGCGGTGGGCGGCCTTCTCCGTCATGTCGATGACGTGCTGCAGACGCGCCTTGGCATCGGGGAGCTCGTTTTCCGCCAGGTCCTTGAGACCGGGATCAAAGGACAGCTCCTGGATCGACTGGTGCAGGTCGCGGGTCATGCGGCCCAGTTCCTGGAACATGTCACGGTCATGGACCCGGGCCAAGGCCTTGAGCGATTCAGCGATTGCGTCCTGGTCGTCCTGGTCCAGCGCGGCATTGAGGGCTGTAAGGTGTTCCCGGATTTCCTGCTTGTTATTTTGCATTGTTCATCCTTTGGCAGGCCGGAATCAGGCGTTCAGCCGCTCGAAGATCTTGTCCAGCTTGGTTTTGAGCGTGGCGGCGTTGAAGGGCTTGACGATATAGCCGTTGACGCCGGCCTCGGCTGCCTCGACGATGTTTTCGCGCCTGGCCTCGGCAGTCACCATCAGCACCGGGATGCTCTTGAGCTCGGGGTCCATGCGGATGGCGCGCAGCAGTTCGATACCCGGCATGTTGGGCATGTTCCAGTCGGTGACGACGAAGTCATAGGGATGATTCTTGAGCTTGTTCAAGGCCACGTCGCCGTCCTCGGCTTCGTCGGTATTGTTGAAGCCCAGCTCACGCAGCAGATTCTTGATGATGCGGCGCATTGTCGAGAAATCGTCCACGATGAGAATTTTGATGTTCTGATCCAAAATCCGGTCCTCTTAAAGTGCTTTCTGATAAACGGTATGTACACCGAAACGCCGGACCTCCAGGCCCGGAACCCCATCCTTGGGGGTTTCCGAAAAGCCGGTCAGCAGGAAGCCACCAGGCGCAAGGCTCGCGGCGAGGTTGGTGAGAATGCTGCGCCGGGCTTCGGCATCGAAATAGATCAGGACGTTTCGGCACAGGATGATATCGTGCAACCCGCTGGTGCGCACTTGCAGAGGGTCCATGAGGTTTCCGCGGCGGAAGCTGACCCGCTGACGCAACTGGCTGACCGGCTGCCAGCCCTGCCCCGGCACCTCCTGAAAATGCTTTTGCAGCATTCCGGCCGGTAGATGGCGCAGAGCGTAAGTGCCATAAATGGCCGCCTGAGCCTGCTGGATGGCCTGCGGCGAAATGTCCATGCCAGTCACTTCCCAGCGGAGACCGATAGGGAGGCCGGAGCTTTCCTGCAACAGGATGGCCAGGGTATAGGCTTCATCGCCCGAAGAGCAGGCCGCGCTGAACACCCGCAGATTACTGTCCCCGCGCTGGCGCTTGGCTGGCAATAATTGAGGCAGCAACTCCCTGGTAATCAGATCAAGCTGCGAGGCCTCGCGGAAAAAATAGGTTTCGCGGGTGGTCACCAGGTTCAGCAACACGTCCCATTCGCCATCCGCGCCGTCGAGGCTGGCGAGGTGACTGGCATAAGCATCGAAACTGTGCAGTGCGAGATCCTTCAGACGCTGTCCAAGACGGTTTTCCAACAGATAGCGCTTCTCCTCGGGAAAATGCAGCCCGCTGCGCTTTTCGATCTGCTGACGCAGACGTCCGAAGGCTGAGTCACTGAGGGCAAGCTGTGTACTGCTTTGCATCATGGCGGTCCGATTGGTTTCTATAGGGGTTTACGGCACACATTCAGGAAACTGAAGGTTGGGCTCGCGACTTTTTGGGCCGACCACGCGAGCTCTGCACAGGCGCGCCGCTTGTATCCATCCAGCCCTGAAGATGAGCGCGCAGCCGCAGAGTGGCCTGACTGAGGATCTGGCTGGCACGCGACTCGCTGACATCCAGCACCGCGCCGATCTCGCGCAGGTTCAACTCGTCCTGATAATAGAGACTGAGCACCAGGCGCTCGCGCTCGGGCAGACTGATGATGGCGGCCTGCAGGTCGCCCTGAAAGCGGTTGCTTTCGAGAATGTCCTGCGGGCCGGAGCCGCTGCTGGAGACATGGCGGTCCAGAAATCCGTCATCTTCTGCATCATGCAGATCTTCCAGATGCAGAATCTGCGCGCCACGACACTCGGCAAGTATCTGATAATATTCATCCAGACTGATGCCCAGCGCCACGGCGACGGCCTCGCCGCTCGGCGGATGACCAAGCTGCTGTTCGAGCCGCTGCATGACCTGCTGGACCTGACGCGCCTTCTGGCGACTGCGCCGGGGCAGCCAGTCGTGCTGACGCAGTTCATCGAGCATGGCGCCACGCACCCGCGTTACGGCATAAGTCTCGAACTGGGCCCCCTGCCCACCCTCGAAGTGCCGGGCGGCATTGAGCAAGCCGATCATGCCGGCCTGGATCAGGTCATCGAGATCCACGCTCGGTGGCAGCTTGGCCAATAACTGATGGGCAAGGCGTCGCACCAGTCCGGCATGCTGGCGCACCAGGGTATCGACTTCCTGGGCTGGATCAGGCAGGAACTGCGGCAGGCTCATGCGGAAGCTTCATCCAGCAGGTTGTGGCTGCCAGCGATCAGGCGCTCCATGAAGAATTCCAGGCGCCCACCATTACCCACCGGCATGGGCCAGCGCTCGGCGGTGGTAACCAGACGGTGGAAAGCCTGGGTCGAGGGCGCATTGGGGAAGGCGTCCGTCACCGCGCGCTGGTGCTGCACGGCACGACGCAGCTTGGCATCGAAGGGAATCATGCCCATCAGGTCCAGCGAGACATCGAGGTAGCGATCCGCCACCTGCAGGATTTTGTTGAAGAGTTCGCGGCCTTCCTGGGCATCCCGCACCATGTTCGCCAGCAGGCGAAAACGGCGGTGGCCATAGTCACGGCTGAGCACCTTGATCAATGCATAAGCGTCGGTGATTGAGGTCGGCTCGTTGGAAATCACCACGATGATTTCCTGGGCGGCCAGGCTGAAGGTGAGAACGCTGCTGGAGATACCAGCGGCGGTATCGATCAGCAGGATATCCAGGGGTAAACTGAGATCACCGAAGGACTGTACCAGGGCCGCCTGGGCGCGCAGATCAAGCTCGGCCATGGCCTGTATGCCACTGGCCGCGGGCACGACATGGATGCCATGCGGGCCCTCGACCAGCACTTCCTCCAGCGTCTTCTCGCCGCGCACCACATGACTCAGATTGAAGCGCGGTGCGAGATCCAGCAGCACGTCGATATTGCCGAGACCGAGATCGGCGTCGAGCACCATGACCTTCCTGCCGTACTTGGCGAAGGAAACCGCCATGTTGGCGACCACATTGGTCTTCCCCACGCCCCCCTTGCCGCTGGCCACCGCGATGACACGTACTGGTTTGTTGTTGCGCATACGGCGTAATCCTTCCGCCTGATCCATGGCATTGTCTCTCGGATGCTGTGGTTAGAGGGAGTAAGCGGCGAGGCGCATGCGCTCGCCAAAGGGGGCATCAGGTGGCATACGCTCGGCCGTTGTCCGGGCTGGTTCCTGATCGCTGGGGAAAAGCAGATCCATGACAGCACCAAGATCCGCTCGATGCAGGTCCTCGGGCACCCGCTGGCCATCGGTGTAGAAACTCAGCGGGAGGTTATGCTGCAGCAGGAGATCCATCACCTCGCCAAGCTTCGGCGTTTCGTCGGTTTTGCTGATGATGCAGCCCTCCAGTCCCTGCTGGCCGTAGGCATCCATGACGAGTTGCTGATGGGCGCGCCCGCCGGCGGCATTCAGGACCAGCACGCGCTGGATCTGCTGGCGCGGAGCGGCAAGGATGGCAAGTTGCTTCTTGATGCGCTCATCGCGCGGGCTGAAGCCCACGGTGTCGATCAGGATGAGCTTTTTGTGATCCAGGGCGTCGAGGCGCTCCTGCAGGGCTAGGCCGTCCTGCACCACTTCCACCGGAATGCCGAGGATGCGGCCATACACGCGCAACTGTTCGGTGCCAGCGATACGGTAGGTATCAGTGGTCAGCAGAGCCACCTGATCGGCACCGTATTTCAATGCAAAGCGCGCGGCGAGCTTGGCAATGGTGGTGGTCTTGCCCACCCCAGTGGGGCCAAGCAGAGCGAGAATGCCGCCCTGGTCGGCCGTCGGACCGACCAGCTTGAGATTGGCCTCGAGATAGGGGCGCAGCAGGCCGGTGCTGTCGCTGGCCTCCTGACTACCGGAGGCAGCGAGGATCTGGCGCGCCATGCGGGTGCTGAAACCAAGCTGGATCAACGGCATCAGCGCATAATTGGGGGCTGCGGCTTCCGGCATGCGCACCGGCTGCGGCGCCGGCTCGGGCTGTGCTATCGGCGCTTCGGGCATCTGCAGGCGGGTTTCCACCATCCGGCGCATCTGCTGCAGTTCATCCTTCAATGCGGCGATGGTGGCCAGGGTGCTGTCCTCGGCCGCAGGGGCCTGGGTAATTGGTATGGGCGCGGGGCGCTGCGGGGCAGCCGCCACAGGCGCCGAGACCGGTGCTGCAGAGGCCTGCACTGGCTTTGGCACGCTCGCGGCTTCGACTTTCACCGGTGTCGACATGGCAGGTGTGGCGCGTGGGGCGGGCTTGGTAGTTTTGTCCTGAACGCTTTTCAGGCGGGCAGCGAAGGAAACCTGCTCCTCGGCAGCGTCGGTGACTGCTACGGGTACGCCG
The Thermithiobacillus plumbiphilus genome window above contains:
- the cheY gene encoding chemotaxis response regulator CheY — protein: MDQNIKILIVDDFSTMRRIIKNLLRELGFNNTDEAEDGDVALNKLKNHPYDFVVTDWNMPNMPGIELLRAIRMDPELKSIPVLMVTAEARRENIVEAAEAGVNGYIVKPFNAATLKTKLDKIFERLNA
- the flhF gene encoding flagellar biosynthesis protein FlhF; this translates as MKIKRFYAESSREALRQVKEALGPDAVILSNRQVEGGVEIITAIDFDEAALLEEEAREAAPAPTPVAAPVPARREEAPTARPSKADQYANLGVPVAVTDAAEEQVSFAARLKSVQDKTTKPAPRATPAMSTPVKVEAASVPKPVQASAAPVSAPVAAAPQRPAPIPITQAPAAEDSTLATIAALKDELQQMRRMVETRLQMPEAPIAQPEPAPQPVRMPEAAAPNYALMPLIQLGFSTRMARQILAASGSQEASDSTGLLRPYLEANLKLVGPTADQGGILALLGPTGVGKTTTIAKLAARFALKYGADQVALLTTDTYRIAGTEQLRVYGRILGIPVEVVQDGLALQERLDALDHKKLILIDTVGFSPRDERIKKQLAILAAPRQQIQRVLVLNAAGGRAHQQLVMDAYGQQGLEGCIISKTDETPKLGEVMDLLLQHNLPLSFYTDGQRVPEDLHRADLGAVMDLLFPSDQEPARTTAERMPPDAPFGERMRLAAYSL
- a CDS encoding protein-glutamate O-methyltransferase CheR; this encodes MQSSTQLALSDSAFGRLRQQIEKRSGLHFPEEKRYLLENRLGQRLKDLALHSFDAYASHLASLDGADGEWDVLLNLVTTRETYFFREASQLDLITRELLPQLLPAKRQRGDSNLRVFSAACSSGDEAYTLAILLQESSGLPIGLRWEVTGMDISPQAIQQAQAAIYGTYALRHLPAGMLQKHFQEVPGQGWQPVSQLRQRVSFRRGNLMDPLQVRTSGLHDIILCRNVLIYFDAEARRSILTNLAASLAPGGFLLTGFSETPKDGVPGLEVRRFGVHTVYQKAL
- a CDS encoding chemotaxis protein CheA: MYHAEGMEDILQDFLVEAGELLTQLDEQLIQLEGRPDDRNLLNAIFRGFHTIKGGAGFLNLESLVDICHHAENVFNGLRQGERVLSTDMMDVILFAYDAVKGMLDAVAAGQPMTPASPDLMAKLNALAEAAPVAEPAPVVTIAEPVRAPVPPVVVEPVPAPRLSDPAPDAAQDEISETEFEALLDALEAQKANIAPDAASAAIPAAGDEISEEEFDALLDRLHGKGASAPQVPAPAAALPAMPAPNPAPAPEPAAPVERMEARPAREAAAPAPAEDPDLLRPAAAKEETTIRVDTRRLDEVMNLVGELVLVRNRILTLGHGTEAEGHEAAAAHLDLVTSSLQAAVMKTRMQPIKKVFGRFPRLVRDIARNMGKEIELELQGEETDLDKTLVEELADPLVHLVRNAVDHGIETPEQRIAAGKPAQGRVVLSAQQEGDHILITIADDGRGMDPEQLKRKAIEKGVLDEDGASRLDERQAFNLIFAPGFSTKEVISDISGRGVGMDVVKTHITRLNGAIDIHSRLGQGTTFLIRLPLTLAIIPTLMIGLGGQTFALPLSLVREIFHLDMAQTRVVNGQQVALVREEVLPLGYLGQWLHLGHGSQRDGKSYVVVAVIGEQRVGLVVDELFGQEEVVIKSVGSLLQSIRGFAGATITGNGRVVLILDIPNLLMANGLMR
- a CDS encoding protein phosphatase CheZ → MQNNKQEIREHLTALNAALDQDDQDAIAESLKALARVHDRDMFQELGRMTRDLHQSIQELSFDPGLKDLAENELPDAKARLQHVIDMTEKAAHRTMNAVELLIPLQDPAIQEAEVLLDAWSKLYSREMAPQDFAGFAQGMQSYLERARQDSEFTRTHLTEIMMAQEYQDLSSQIIRRVIQLVQTVEEQLVHLVQAFALKSNRETPERQGEKLEGPQIDPKSRTDVVSSQDEVDELLSSLGF
- a CDS encoding MinD/ParA family protein, coding for MRNNKPVRVIAVASGKGGVGKTNVVANMAVSFAKYGRKVMVLDADLGLGNIDVLLDLAPRFNLSHVVRGEKTLEEVLVEGPHGIHVVPAASGIQAMAELDLRAQAALVQSFGDLSLPLDILLIDTAAGISSSVLTFSLAAQEIIVVISNEPTSITDAYALIKVLSRDYGHRRFRLLANMVRDAQEGRELFNKILQVADRYLDVSLDLMGMIPFDAKLRRAVQHQRAVTDAFPNAPSTQAFHRLVTTAERWPMPVGNGGRLEFFMERLIAGSHNLLDEASA
- a CDS encoding RNA polymerase sigma factor FliA produces the protein MSLPQFLPDPAQEVDTLVRQHAGLVRRLAHQLLAKLPPSVDLDDLIQAGMIGLLNAARHFEGGQGAQFETYAVTRVRGAMLDELRQHDWLPRRSRQKARQVQQVMQRLEQQLGHPPSGEAVAVALGISLDEYYQILAECRGAQILHLEDLHDAEDDGFLDRHVSSSGSGPQDILESNRFQGDLQAAIISLPERERLVLSLYYQDELNLREIGAVLDVSESRASQILSQATLRLRAHLQGWMDTSGAPVQSSRGRPKKSRAQPSVS